Within the Pseudomonas fulva genome, the region GCGCCCAGGCCCATGCCCAGATGACCGGCGAGGCGCGACAGCGGCAGGCGGCCCGCGCCGTAGTGCATGCCGACCCGGAAAGTCACCGCATACGAGAGACCATGGGGCACGATAAAGGCCAGGGCCACCGACTGCATGGCGATCTGGTGAGCCGCCAGCTGCACGCTGCCCAGGGCGCCCATGCACAGGGTGGCGAAGGTGAACAGCCCTTGCTCGGCCGCGTAGGTGCCGCCAATCGGCAGGCCGAGGCGCAGCAGGGCGCGCAGCTCGGCCCGTTGTGGGCGACCCAGGCCACCGCGCAGCTTGTAACGCTGGTAGGTCGGCGAGATCAGGATGTACAGCGCCAGGGCCAGCGCCATGGCGCTGCTGACCAGCGCGGTGGTCAGGCCGATACCGCTCAGGCCCAGTTCCACGCCCAGCCAGCCCTTGATCAGCGCATAGTTGATGATGAAGTTGGCAAGGGTGCCGACGATGCTGATGGTCATCACCGGGCCGGGATGGCCGATGGCGCTGGTGAAGCCGCGCAGGGCCATGAAACACAGGTAGGCGGGCAGGCCCAGGGACAAGGGGCGCAGGAACGCCATGGCCTCGCCGGCCGCAGCCGGATCCTGCCCCAGGTGCGGCAGCAGCGGCCCCAGGCCGTTGAGGCACAGCGCACTGATGATGCCCAGCAGGATGGCCAGCCACAGGCCGTTGCGCAGTAGGCGGGTGACGCCCTCCGGGTCACCGGCGCCGTGGCGGATGGCGATCATGCTGCCCACGGCGGCGATCACCCCGGTGCAGAAGATCGAGAAGATGAAATAGCAGGTCGCACCCAGAGCGCCGCCGGCCAGCTGCCCAGGGCCGAGCATGGCCATCATCAGCGTGTCGGTGAAGATCATCAGCGCATGGGCCAACTGCGCGGAGATCAGCGGGCCGGCCAGGCGCAGCAGGGCGCCCAGTTCATG harbors:
- a CDS encoding NorM family multidrug efflux MATE transporter translates to MKSPLGHELGALLRLAGPLISAQLAHALMIFTDTLMMAMLGPGQLAGGALGATCYFIFSIFCTGVIAAVGSMIAIRHGAGDPEGVTRLLRNGLWLAILLGIISALCLNGLGPLLPHLGQDPAAAGEAMAFLRPLSLGLPAYLCFMALRGFTSAIGHPGPVMTISIVGTLANFIINYALIKGWLGVELGLSGIGLTTALVSSAMALALALYILISPTYQRYKLRGGLGRPQRAELRALLRLGLPIGGTYAAEQGLFTFATLCMGALGSVQLAAHQIAMQSVALAFIVPHGLSYAVTFRVGMHYGAGRLPLSRLAGHLGMGLGAALMLMFALAFWLLPEWIIGLFLDRHDPAFADIVSLAVSLLAIAAWFELFDGLQSIAMGAIRGLNDGRLTLVIGLTGYWCVGAPLAWLLAFPLGWGAHGVWWGLAAGLAVTATGLVLGFRWKTARLQRPEDARGQICVS